The following coding sequences lie in one Scatophagus argus isolate fScaArg1 chromosome 9, fScaArg1.pri, whole genome shotgun sequence genomic window:
- the emg1 gene encoding ribosomal RNA small subunit methyltransferase NEP1, with product MAAPNEKKRGLEHLDEYEPKPAKHLRSLHDRMAERRLVVILEGASLETVKVGKTFELLNCDQHKNMIVKSGRNPGNIRPDITHQSLLMLMDSPLNRAGLLQVYIHTEKNALIEINPQTRIPRTFTRFCGLMVQLLHKLSVRAADGPQKLLRMIKNPVSDHLPPGCPRIATSFSSGEAVCPRTLVPEGPAAVVIGAFAHGAVNVDYTEKTVSISNYPLSAALTCAKICSAFEEVWGVL from the exons ATGGCGGCTCCTAACGAGAAGAAGCGTGGCCTGGAACATTTGGACGAATATGAACCAAAACCAGCCAAACACCTCCGGAGCCTTCACGACCGTATGGCAGAGAGAAGACTAGTTGTTATTCTGGAGGGGGCATCGTTAGAAACAGTGAAG GTAGGAAAAACATTTGAACTGTTAAACTGTGACCAACACAAAAATATGATCGTCAAAAGTGGAAGGAATCCAGGCAATATAAGACCAGATATTACACATCAG AGTCTGCTCATGTTGATGGACAGTCCACTGAACAGGGCAGGCCTGTTGCAGGTTTACatccacacagagaaaaatgccTTAATCGAAATCAACCCGCAGACTCGCATTCCAAGAACCTTCACTCGCTTCTGTGGCCTTATGG TTCAGCTGCTGCACAAACTGAGTGTCAGGGCAGCTGATGGTCCTCAGAAGCTTCTGAGGATGATTAAAAACCCGGTGTCTGACCACCTGCCTCCTGGCTGCCCCCGCATTgccacctccttctcctctggaGAGGCTGTCTGCCCTCGGACTTTGGTGCCAGAGGGACCGGCTGCAGTGGTGATTGGAGCATTTGCACATGGAGCG GTGAATGTGGACTACACGGAGAAGACTGTGTCCATCAGTAACTATCCCCTCTCTGCGGCACTGACCTGCGCCAAGATATGCTCTGCCTTCGAGGAAGTGTGGGGTGTCCTGTGA
- the nop2 gene encoding probable 28S rRNA (cytosine(4447)-C(5))-methyltransferase isoform X2 — protein MGRKLDPTNKVKRGLGKKARKQQGAEIELAKFVKDEDTEPKRLSSRARKRAAKRVQSLKKPKDAAQEQPKKGFTDENSKWLKPAKRKRKMEEPESEDDSDEHWEEDEEEVEEEQQQQKKKKEVKDQRKKGAVKEVAEEEEEDDDDDDDDDEEMVDDYGTQDDGDEEAAEEESEGEELLPIERAAKKEKKLKETMGLESDDDDDDDEEEEGGEDDGDDSEEEENKSDADMDEEDTVQTNLDEMDQFRLPGAEESEKEGVLPLDLKTIHQRIKDNIDVLCNFSTKREEGKERAEYISLLKKDLCTYYSYNNFLIEKLIDIFPLSELVDFLEANEIHRPVTIRTNTLKTRRRDLAQALINRGVNLDPLGKWSKVGLVIYDSSVPIGATPEYLAGHYMLQGASSFLPVMALSPQEGELVLDMSSAPGGKTTYIAQLMRNTGLIVANDANAERLKSVVGNIHRLGVTNTVVCNYDGRQFPKVMGGFDRVLLDAPCSGTGVIAKDPAVKTSKEDADIHRSAHLQKELILSAIDSVNAESPSGGYLVYCTCSIMVEENEWVVDYALKKRNVKLVPTGLDFGKEGFTRFKERRFHPSLRLSRRFYPHSHNMDGFFVAKLKKFSNVIPTAPAGKEEENADVPEATVVTDSPEEKSSKKDKTKKIVPSKAASLKEKTQANGTADKKTANVTSKGKKNLLAGPKKAKVAKMDGETVKGAKAKKPTVKTADETKPSVAEKKEGSRFEKKQGKKRKTPNKAKNRMGKNKFKKLKYMLEKQDRE, from the exons ATGGGTCGGAAGTTGGATCCCACCAACAAGGTGAAGAGAGGGCTGGGGAAAAAAGCCAGGAAGCAGCAAGGAGCAGAGATCGAGTTGGCCAAGTTTGTAAAAGATG AGGACACAGAGCCAAAACGACTCTCAAGTAGAGCTAGGAAGAG AGCTGCAAAAAGAGTCCAGAGTTTGAAAAAGCCTAAAGATGCTGCTCAGGAACAGCCCAAGAAAG gaTTCACTGATGAGAACAGTAAATGGTTGAAACCAGCAAAAAGGAAGCGTAAAATGGAAGAACCTGAAAGTGAGGATGACAGTGATGAGCACtgggaggaagatgaggaggaagtggaagaggagcagcagcagcagaagaagaaaaaggaagtaAAAGATCAAAGAAAGAAGGGTGCAGTGAAAGAAGttgcagaagaggaggaggaggat gatgatgatgacgacgacgatgatgaaGAAATGGTTGATGACTACGGTACACAGGATGATGGTGATGAGGAAGCAGCTGAAGAGgaaagtgagggagaggag CTTCTCCCCATCGAGCGTGCagccaaaaaagagaaaaaactaaAGGAAACCATGGGCCTGGAGAGtgacgatgacgatgatgatgatgaggaggaggaggggggggaggacGATGGTGATGAtagtgaggaggaagaaaataaatcagatgcTGACATGGATGAAGAGGACACAGTACAGACCAACTTAGACGAAATGGATCAGTTTAGGCTACCAGGGGCCGAGGAAAGTGAGAAGGAAG GTGTCCTGCCTCTAGACCTGAAGACAATCCATCAAAGAATAAAGGACAACATTGATGTCCTTTGTAATTTCTCAACaaaaagggaggaggggaaagagagagcagagtaCATATCTCTTCTGAAGAAGGATCTCTGTACTTATTACAGCTACAACAACTTCCTCATAGAAAAATTGATAGACATCTTCCCTCTTTCAGAG CTTGTTGATTTCCTAGAAGCCAATGAAATTCACAGACCCGTCACTATTCGCACCAACACACTGAAAACGAGGAGGCGGGACCTTGCACAG GCCTTGATCAACAGGGGAGTGAACCTTGATCCACTGGGGAAGTGGTCTAAAGTTGGTTTGGTTATCTATGACTCTTCAGTACCTATTG GTGCAACCCCAGAGTATCTGGCTGGTCACTACATGCTGCAAGGAGCTTCCAGTTTTCTCCCAGTCATGGCGCTCTCACCACAGGAGGGCGAGCTAGTGTTGGACATGAGCTCAGCTCCAGGAGGCAAGACCACCTATATTG CTCAGCTGATGAGAAACACGGGGCTGATTGTGGCTAATGATGCCAACGCCGAAAGACTGAAGAGTGTGGTGGGCAACATCCACCGTCTGGGGGTCACCAACACTGTTGTCTGCAACTATGATGGAAGGCAGTTCCCAAAG GTAATGGGTGGGTTTGATAGGGTGCTGCTTGATGCTCCATGCTCAGGCACAGGAGTCATTGCTAAAGATCCTGCTGTAAAGACCAGTAAG GAAGATGCAGACATCCATCGCTCTGCTCACTTGCAGAAAGAGCTGATTCTGTCTGCCATCGACTCTGTCAATGCTGAGTCCCCCTCAGGAGGATATCTGGTCTACTGCACATGCTCAATAATG GTGGAGGAGAATGAATGGGTGGTGGATTACGCTTTAAAGAAAAGGAATGTGAAATTAGTTCCCACAGGACTTGACTTTGGCAAGGAAGGCTTCACCAG GTTCAAAGAACGTAGATTCCACCCTTCTCTGCGACTGTCTCGCCGCTTTTACCCTCATTCTCACAATATGGATGGATTTTTTGTGGCCAAGTTGAAGAAATTCTCCAATGTAATTCCAACGGCACCAGCAGGAAAAG aagaagaaaacgcaGATGTTCCTGAAGCCACAGTTGTTACAGACTCTCCTGAAGAGAAATCAtccaaaaaggacaaaacaaagaagattGTCCCCAGTAAGGCAGCCAGCTTGAAGGAGAAAACCCAAGCCAATGGAACAGCTGACAAGAAAACGGCAAACGTCACgtcaaaaggcaaaaagaaCTTGCTCGCTGGACCAAAAAAGGCAAAGGTTGccaagatggatggagagactGTGAAAGGGGCAAAGGCCAAGAAGCCCACAGTGAAGACAGCAGATGAAACTAAACCATCAGTGGCtgagaaaaaggaaggaagcagATTTGAGAAAAAACagggcaaaaagagaaaaacacccaACAAGGCGAAGAACAGAATGGGAAAGAATAAATTCAAAAAATTGAAGTATATGttggaaaaacaagacagagagtGA
- the nop2 gene encoding probable 28S rRNA (cytosine(4447)-C(5))-methyltransferase isoform X1 has translation MGRKLDPTNKVKRGLGKKARKQQGAEIELAKFVKDEDTEPKRLSSRARKRAAKRVQSLKKPKDAAQEQPKKGFTDENSKWLKPAKRKRKMEEPESEDDSDEHWEEDEEEVEEEQQQQKKKKEVKDQRKKGAVKEVAEEEEEDDDDDDDDDDDDDDDDDDDDDDEEMVDDYGTQDDGDEEAAEEESEGEELLPIERAAKKEKKLKETMGLESDDDDDDDEEEEGGEDDGDDSEEEENKSDADMDEEDTVQTNLDEMDQFRLPGAEESEKEGVLPLDLKTIHQRIKDNIDVLCNFSTKREEGKERAEYISLLKKDLCTYYSYNNFLIEKLIDIFPLSELVDFLEANEIHRPVTIRTNTLKTRRRDLAQALINRGVNLDPLGKWSKVGLVIYDSSVPIGATPEYLAGHYMLQGASSFLPVMALSPQEGELVLDMSSAPGGKTTYIAQLMRNTGLIVANDANAERLKSVVGNIHRLGVTNTVVCNYDGRQFPKVMGGFDRVLLDAPCSGTGVIAKDPAVKTSKEDADIHRSAHLQKELILSAIDSVNAESPSGGYLVYCTCSIMVEENEWVVDYALKKRNVKLVPTGLDFGKEGFTRFKERRFHPSLRLSRRFYPHSHNMDGFFVAKLKKFSNVIPTAPAGKEEENADVPEATVVTDSPEEKSSKKDKTKKIVPSKAASLKEKTQANGTADKKTANVTSKGKKNLLAGPKKAKVAKMDGETVKGAKAKKPTVKTADETKPSVAEKKEGSRFEKKQGKKRKTPNKAKNRMGKNKFKKLKYMLEKQDRE, from the exons ATGGGTCGGAAGTTGGATCCCACCAACAAGGTGAAGAGAGGGCTGGGGAAAAAAGCCAGGAAGCAGCAAGGAGCAGAGATCGAGTTGGCCAAGTTTGTAAAAGATG AGGACACAGAGCCAAAACGACTCTCAAGTAGAGCTAGGAAGAG AGCTGCAAAAAGAGTCCAGAGTTTGAAAAAGCCTAAAGATGCTGCTCAGGAACAGCCCAAGAAAG gaTTCACTGATGAGAACAGTAAATGGTTGAAACCAGCAAAAAGGAAGCGTAAAATGGAAGAACCTGAAAGTGAGGATGACAGTGATGAGCACtgggaggaagatgaggaggaagtggaagaggagcagcagcagcagaagaagaaaaaggaagtaAAAGATCAAAGAAAGAAGGGTGCAGTGAAAGAAGttgcagaagaggaggaggaggatgatgatgatgacgacgatgatgatgatgatgacgacgacgatgatgatgacgacgacgatgatgaaGAAATGGTTGATGACTACGGTACACAGGATGATGGTGATGAGGAAGCAGCTGAAGAGgaaagtgagggagaggag CTTCTCCCCATCGAGCGTGCagccaaaaaagagaaaaaactaaAGGAAACCATGGGCCTGGAGAGtgacgatgacgatgatgatgatgaggaggaggaggggggggaggacGATGGTGATGAtagtgaggaggaagaaaataaatcagatgcTGACATGGATGAAGAGGACACAGTACAGACCAACTTAGACGAAATGGATCAGTTTAGGCTACCAGGGGCCGAGGAAAGTGAGAAGGAAG GTGTCCTGCCTCTAGACCTGAAGACAATCCATCAAAGAATAAAGGACAACATTGATGTCCTTTGTAATTTCTCAACaaaaagggaggaggggaaagagagagcagagtaCATATCTCTTCTGAAGAAGGATCTCTGTACTTATTACAGCTACAACAACTTCCTCATAGAAAAATTGATAGACATCTTCCCTCTTTCAGAG CTTGTTGATTTCCTAGAAGCCAATGAAATTCACAGACCCGTCACTATTCGCACCAACACACTGAAAACGAGGAGGCGGGACCTTGCACAG GCCTTGATCAACAGGGGAGTGAACCTTGATCCACTGGGGAAGTGGTCTAAAGTTGGTTTGGTTATCTATGACTCTTCAGTACCTATTG GTGCAACCCCAGAGTATCTGGCTGGTCACTACATGCTGCAAGGAGCTTCCAGTTTTCTCCCAGTCATGGCGCTCTCACCACAGGAGGGCGAGCTAGTGTTGGACATGAGCTCAGCTCCAGGAGGCAAGACCACCTATATTG CTCAGCTGATGAGAAACACGGGGCTGATTGTGGCTAATGATGCCAACGCCGAAAGACTGAAGAGTGTGGTGGGCAACATCCACCGTCTGGGGGTCACCAACACTGTTGTCTGCAACTATGATGGAAGGCAGTTCCCAAAG GTAATGGGTGGGTTTGATAGGGTGCTGCTTGATGCTCCATGCTCAGGCACAGGAGTCATTGCTAAAGATCCTGCTGTAAAGACCAGTAAG GAAGATGCAGACATCCATCGCTCTGCTCACTTGCAGAAAGAGCTGATTCTGTCTGCCATCGACTCTGTCAATGCTGAGTCCCCCTCAGGAGGATATCTGGTCTACTGCACATGCTCAATAATG GTGGAGGAGAATGAATGGGTGGTGGATTACGCTTTAAAGAAAAGGAATGTGAAATTAGTTCCCACAGGACTTGACTTTGGCAAGGAAGGCTTCACCAG GTTCAAAGAACGTAGATTCCACCCTTCTCTGCGACTGTCTCGCCGCTTTTACCCTCATTCTCACAATATGGATGGATTTTTTGTGGCCAAGTTGAAGAAATTCTCCAATGTAATTCCAACGGCACCAGCAGGAAAAG aagaagaaaacgcaGATGTTCCTGAAGCCACAGTTGTTACAGACTCTCCTGAAGAGAAATCAtccaaaaaggacaaaacaaagaagattGTCCCCAGTAAGGCAGCCAGCTTGAAGGAGAAAACCCAAGCCAATGGAACAGCTGACAAGAAAACGGCAAACGTCACgtcaaaaggcaaaaagaaCTTGCTCGCTGGACCAAAAAAGGCAAAGGTTGccaagatggatggagagactGTGAAAGGGGCAAAGGCCAAGAAGCCCACAGTGAAGACAGCAGATGAAACTAAACCATCAGTGGCtgagaaaaaggaaggaagcagATTTGAGAAAAAACagggcaaaaagagaaaaacacccaACAAGGCGAAGAACAGAATGGGAAAGAATAAATTCAAAAAATTGAAGTATATGttggaaaaacaagacagagagtGA